In one window of Oncorhynchus kisutch isolate 150728-3 linkage group LG16, Okis_V2, whole genome shotgun sequence DNA:
- the LOC109906704 gene encoding protein Shroom2 isoform X5, with protein MRSSTSTQFPSVDPGRRPSVWSRAPTRPSPWLSEDLASPRLMWKVERSMLPRRNEPVSRPHSWHSSKFTEDHPEPTESHNEPLPAPPPVWQVKHEVSASTKDLSSCGDHDSNLRQLSSQFSSVGNMERVERPSHPFQPGCLSPSRYHRSAEPLSGGGGSGGKRESPFSCLSSTSPPPEPALALANTDTAATESSMFHKGVQTQTSEDGRPGEQLHSRYLQRPQGDGGSESPRTVPEEQPGSRYSSSGSGRSHIGPVWHVPERRRVAAPPSPPPPPLRSDSFAVTKVYPAYTEGPGAPPHGQMKAQERGVDRLAEAPENSSYRGRGNHISHDENGVDPRCSYNPSPCKKDFLHPNIAAGAPDYNHNQLSNPNKLSSVSSQDVRQSQSPFTSLPNHQRQYSDESTFYLQTRSAPHPPKPQSVGSYYHSLQELPTNYSNSRNHVTSSTTSLSTSTIDQNYDCGGHIRYYCITTKQPAQPETRVRQSKSEVWRSDMERAKGSNDRGSTSSSHKTNKVKYPPNPQPAYTNSKERNGNFQPANVLLYGHTASNSLSSSGKPTTEENERRSEGQRPTEAQLRSSYSPSPPKDHKAAPLREDPWVSQENHKIHSQKTPMLHSLAQESRSPMLHSLAQESKSLVENNHPATAPPPPSNGGGEANHALQEALTDITATGKLARRSDRYATTLRNEIQLKRAQLQKSRSAATLTCPSETEEPEEEETDPGGWKSTSSTSSDGSFSTSYKDHLKEAQARVLQATSFRRRDLEPPGSGSEAQLTKPNSHIVSRIGGRKRFPLNKRVHSFSEPDKINKLGVEGEGEHPVGTARSFIDRRKFFEMAAKPSFCRPISTIHKSGQQSSSTTSSTLERGEGKARGRAHSGETEEGWRPGLASETSSDHHPDPLSPAGRQALLEQQRLGTFAEYQVTWNMQRKASDTKPQGRYHSADNILDQGTEETPVCVHERSRSSPSQDFHTQKIPMPWRETVENPYLDHRRGSYTTRGQSESRKQAAQLHHFPQPPQPSIPRLTDTEPHSSRDVATPTPLPLPSEHRYKRDSVNPAHNLPALPPYPSNHTHSSVSEQPLPPPTPAPKPQNKGLIIMPHWPLLGLENSSTTSSSYGLSPQEFLPGPYTHQAEPSSSSSCSSHGTELDPAPNQACSLGSTQLPSPSPGRTAGLGTEEGAADSTLEPPPSPSSHSPFFSYQPASLTVPSSGGTSSPSPQFAPQRLTDQPPVSVSMQDEAQSRPENRTNAVMEMSSVGKKVPVKIVHAESTTERESRQYLLHSEKNRAPGVSEGPDLPPPLPTSLPSPEPQPYTLFRAYTPYTRHGPQSPPRDPTLTVAPEEALSPGQSQTNGPSGTSTMSPQQPQKSNSEEDVKREELARDIMDKDKSLVDILDQSKMKTTMDLMEGIFPQGEQILDGGHQRRKVSPKQGLPPRGMDDRREEEGMSTATGSLVTSSSYYSTSAPKAELLNKMKDMQEDELEELEQDSEDELDINLASKKQELIDSLGKKLQVLREARESLQEDVHDNNSLGDEVEAVVQKVCKPNELDKFRMFVGDLDKVVSLLLSLSGRLARVENALNSLEEDTTPEEKRTLSEKRKLLIRQHEDAKELKENLDRRERLVYSIMAAHLSLESLADYQHFVKMKSALIIEQRKLEDKIKLGEEQLKCLLDSLLLEQRLLF; from the exons ATGAGATCGTCAACATCAACACAGTTCCCATCAGTGGATCCAGGCAGGAGGCCGTCTGTCTGGTCAAGAGCTCCCACAAGACCCTCGCCCTGGTTGTCAGAAG ATTTAGCCTCCCCCCGCTTGATGTGGAAAGTGGAACGTTCCATGTTGCCTAG GAGGAATGAACCAGTCTCCCGGCCCCATTCATGGCACTCCTCCAAGTTTACAGAAGACCACCCCGAACCCACAGAGAGTCACAACGAGCCTCTACCTGCACCCCCACCTGTGTGGCAGGTCAAACATGAAGTCAG TGCATCCACAAAAGACCTTTCCAGCTGCGGGGACCACGACTCGAATCTACGCCAGTTATCCAGCCAGTTCAGCTCCGTGGGGAATATGGAGAGAGTAGAGCGCCCCTCACACCCCTTCCAACCAGGATGCCTCTCCCCCAGCAGGTACCACCGCAGCGCTGAGCCTCTCTCTGGGGGTGGAGGATCTGGTGGGAAGAGAGAATCGCCCTTCAGTTGCCTCTCCTCCACCAGCCCTCCCCCGGAGCCTGCTCTGGCCCTCGCCAACACGGACACTGCTGCAACTGAGAGCAGCATGTTCCATAAGGGTGTCCAGACTCAGACCAGTGAGGATGGAAGGCCGGGTGAGCAGCTCCACAGCCGGTACCTCCAGCGGCCCCAGGGGGACGGAGGCTCGGAGAGTCCCAGGACAGTCCCAGAGGAGCAGCCTGGCTCCCGCTACTCCAGTTCAGGCTCTGGCAGATCGCACATAGGCCCTGTGTGGCATGtcccagagaggaggagggtagcagcgcccccctctcctcctcctcctcccctgcgcAGTGACAGCTTTGCTGTCACCAAGGTGTACCCTGCCTACACAGAGGGGCCTGGAGCTCCACCACACGGGCAGATGAAGGCCCAGGAACGAGGGGTGGACAGGCTGGCTGAGGCCCCAGAGAACAGCAGCTACAGAGGCCGGGGCAACCATATCTCTCACGATGAGAACGGTGTAGACCCTAGGTGCAGTTACAACCCTTCACCTTGCAAGAAAGACTTCCTCCACCCAAACATAGCAGCAGGAGCACCTGACTACAACCACAACCAGCTCAGCAACCCAAACAAACTGTCCTCTGTGTCTAGCCAGGACGTGAGACAGAGTCAGTCTCCCTTCACTTCCCTGCCCAACCACCAGCGGCAGTACAGCGACGAAAGCACTTTCTACCTGCAGACCAGATCCGCCCCACATCCACCGAAGCCGCAGAGCGTCGGTAGCTACTACCACAGCCTCCAGGAGCTCCCTACCAACTACAGTAACAGCAGGAACCACGTGACGTCCTCCACCACGTCCCTATCCACCTCGACTATCGACCAGAACTATGACTGCGGAGGACACATCCGGTACTACTGCATCACAACCAAGCAGCCAGCCCAGCCAGAGACTCGTGTTAGACAGAGCAAATCAGAGGTCTGGAGATCTGACATGGAGCGAGCTAAGGGCTCCAATGACAGGGGCTCCACAAGTTCCTCCCACAAGACCAACAAGGTCAAGTATCCTCCTAATCCTCAGCCTGCTTACACCAACAGCAAGGAACGGAACGGAAATTTCCAACCGGCCAATGTTCTGCTTTACGGCCACACTGCCTCTAATTCCTTATCCTCATCTGGTAAACCTACCActgaggagaatgagaggaggagtgagggccAGAGACCTACAGAGGCCCAGCTTAGAAGTTCTTACTCTCCCAGTCCGCCCAAGGACCACAAGGCGGCACCACTGAGAGAAGACCCTTGGGTCTCTCAGGAGAACCATAAGATCCATTCTCAAAAGACACCCATGCTCCACAGTCTGGCTCAGGAGAGTAGAAGCCCCATGCTTCATTCTCTAGCCCAGGAGAGTAAGAGCCTGGTGGAGAACAATCACCCTGCTacggcaccaccaccaccatccaacGGCGGGGGAGAAGCCAACCACGCCCTACAGGAGGCTTTAACGGACATCACGGCAACGGGCAAACTGGCGAGACGCAGCGACCGATACGCCACCACCCTCCGCAACGAGATCCAGCTAAAGAGGGCCCAGTTGCAGAAAAGCCGGAGTGCTGCCACCCTGACCTGCCCCAGCGAGACGGAGGAgccagaggaagaggagacagacccGGGGGGGTGGAagtccacctcctccacctcctctgatGGCTCCTTTTCCACATCCTACAAGGACCACCTCAAAGAGGCGCAGGCGAGGGTCCTCCAGGCCACGTCCTTTAGGAGGAGAGACCTAGAACCTCCCGGGTCAGGGTCGGAGGCTCAGTTAACCAAACCCAACTCACACATAGTCTCCCGCATTGGCGGCCGCAAGCGTTTCCCTCTGAACAAGAGGGTCCACTCGTTCTCCGAGCCAGACAAGATCAACAAGCTGGgagtggagggtgagggagaacaTCCTGTTGGAACAGCACGGTCATTTATAGACCGGCGGAAGTTCTTTGAAATGGCTGCTAAACCTTCCTTCTGCAGACCCATCTCAACCATCCACAAGTCAGGCCAGCAGAGCTCCAGCACCACCTCCAGCACTTTGGAGCGCGGAGAGGGCAAGGCCAGAGGGAGAGCCCACTCAGGCGAAACCGAGGAGGGCTGGAGACCGGGCCTTGCCAGTGAGACCTCCAGTGACCACCACCCAGACCCCCTCAGCCCCGCAGGCAGACAGGCCCTACTGGAGCAGCAGAGGCTGGGGACCTTTGCTGAGTACCAGGTCACCTGGAACATGCAGAGGAAGGCTTCAGACACAAAGCCCCAGGGGAGATACCACTCTGCTGACAACATCCTGGACCAGGGTACAGAGGAGACGCCTGTCTGTGTCCACGAGAGGTCCAGATCGTCTCCCTCACAAGACTTCCACACACAG AAGATCCCTATGCCATGGAGAGAGACTGTTGAAAACCCATATCTGGATCACAGACGAGGCAGTTACACCACCAG AGGGCAGAGCGAGAGCAGAAAGCAGGCAGCCCAGCTCCACCACTTCCCACAGCCTCCACAACCGTCTATTCCAAGACTGACCGACACAGAGCCACACAGCAGCAGAGACGTggccacccccacccccctccctctcccctccgaaCACAGATACAAACGTGACTCTGTGAACCCTGCCCACAACCTCCCCGCTCTCCCCCCGTACCCCTCCAATCACACCCACAGCTCTGTGTCTGAGCAACCACTACCACCTCCAACGCCTGCTCCCAAGCCCCAGAATAAAGGTCTCATCATCATGCCACATTGGCCTCTCCTAGGCCTGGAAAACTCCTCAACCACATCCTCCTCCTACGGACTGTCTCCCCAGGAATTCCTGCCTGGCCCTTACACCCATCAGGCTGAACCATCATCCAGCAGCAGCTGCTCCTCCCATGGCACAGAGCTGGATCCTGCCCCAAACCAAGCCTGCTCCTTGGGCTCCACCcagctcccctctccctcccctgggaGAACCGCTGGACTGGGCACAGAGGAGGGAGCAGCTGATTCAACACTAGAGCCgccaccctccccctcttcccactCTCCTTTTTTCTCCTACCAGCCTGCCAGTCTGACGGTTCCCTCCTCAGGTGGGACTagttctccctctcctcagtttgctccacagaggctgacggaccagccccctgtctctgtgtctatgcAGGATGAAGCCCAGAGCAG GCCAGAGAACAGGACCAACGCTGTGATGGAGATGAGCAGTGTAGGGAAGAAGGTCCCTGTTAAGATCGTCCATGCTGAGAGcaccacagagagggagagccgCCAGTACCTGCTGCACAGCGAGAAAAATAGGGCCCCTGGAGTTTCAGAGGGGCCCGACCTTCCCCCGCCCCTACCGACCAGCCTGCCCTCCCCTGAGCCGCAGCCCTACACCCTGTTCCGTGCCTACACCCCCTACACACGCCATGGGCCCCAGAGTCCCCCCAGGGACCCAACCCTCACTGTAGCCCCAGAAGAGGCCCTGTCCCCTGGGCAGTCTCAGACCAACGGCCCCTCCGGTACCTCCACCATGAGTCCCCAGCAGCCTCAGAAGAGTAACTCGGAGGAGGATGTGAAGAGAGAGGAGCTGGCCAGAGACATCATGGACAAGGATAAGTCCCTGGTGGACATCTTGGACCAGAGTAAGATGAAGACCACCATGGATCTGATGGAGGGGATCTTCCCCCAGGGGGAGCAGATCTTGGATGGGGGGCACCAGAGGAGGAAAGTCTCCCCCAAACAGGGATTGCCGCCCAGGGGAATGGATGACCG gagagaggaggagggcatGTCTACTGCCACAGGGTCCCTGGTGACCAGCTCCTCTTACTACAGCACATCTGCCCCCAAGGCTGAGCTGCTCAACAAGATGAAGGACATGCAGGAGGACGAGCTGGAGGAGCTGGAGCAGGACTCGGAGGATGAACTGGACATCAACCTGGCCAGCAAGAAG CAAGAGCTGATTGACAGCCTGGGTAAGAAGCTGCAGGTGCTACGCGAGGCCAGGGAGAGCCTTCAAGAGGATGTCCACGACAACAACTCTCTGGGGGACGAGGTGGAGGCCGTGGTGCAGAAGGTCTGCAAGCCCAACGAGCTGGACAAGTTCAGGATGTTCGTGGGAGATCTGGACAAGGTGGTCAGTTTGCTGCTGTCCCTGTCTGGCCGACTGGCCAGGGTGGAGAACGCTCTCAACAGTCTGGAGGAAGACACTACACCAGAAGAGAAG cgtaCCCTGTCAGAGAAGAGGAAGTTGTTGATCAGACAACACGAAGATGCCAAAGAGCTCAAGGAGAACCTTGACCGGCGGGAGCGCCTGGTTTACAGCATCATGGCTGCTCACCTCAGCCTCGAGAGCCTGGCAGACTACCAGCACTTTGTCAAAATGAAGTCAGCCCTCATCATCGAGCAGCGCAAGCTGGAAGACAAGATCAAACTGGGAGAGGAGCAGCTGAAATGTCTGCTGGATAGTTTATTGTTGGAGCAACGGCTGCTGTTCTGA
- the LOC109906704 gene encoding protein Shroom2 isoform X4, producing the protein MRSSTSTQFPSVDPGRRPSVWSRAPTRPSPWLSEDLASPRLMWKVERSMLPRKMKMVDIASQTTMPSESETDKHVARNFLTKILRSSMRRNEPVSRPHSWHSSKFTEDHPEPTESHNEPLPAPPPVWQVKHEVSASTKDLSSCGDHDSNLRQLSSQFSSVGNMERVERPSHPFQPGCLSPSRYHRSAEPLSGGGGSGGKRESPFSCLSSTSPPPEPALALANTDTAATESSMFHKGVQTQTSEDGRPGEQLHSRYLQRPQGDGGSESPRTVPEEQPGSRYSSSGSGRSHIGPVWHVPERRRVAAPPSPPPPPLRSDSFAVTKVYPAYTEGPGAPPHGQMKAQERGVDRLAEAPENSSYRGRGNHISHDENGVDPRCSYNPSPCKKDFLHPNIAAGAPDYNHNQLSNPNKLSSVSSQDVRQSQSPFTSLPNHQRQYSDESTFYLQTRSAPHPPKPQSVGSYYHSLQELPTNYSNSRNHVTSSTTSLSTSTIDQNYDCGGHIRYYCITTKQPAQPETRVRQSKSEVWRSDMERAKGSNDRGSTSSSHKTNKVKYPPNPQPAYTNSKERNGNFQPANVLLYGHTASNSLSSSGKPTTEENERRSEGQRPTEAQLRSSYSPSPPKDHKAAPLREDPWVSQENHKIHSQKTPMLHSLAQESRSPMLHSLAQESKSLVENNHPATAPPPPSNGGGEANHALQEALTDITATGKLARRSDRYATTLRNEIQLKRAQLQKSRSAATLTCPSETEEPEEEETDPGGWKSTSSTSSDGSFSTSYKDHLKEAQARVLQATSFRRRDLEPPGSGSEAQLTKPNSHIVSRIGGRKRFPLNKRVHSFSEPDKINKLGVEGEGEHPVGTARSFIDRRKFFEMAAKPSFCRPISTIHKSGQQSSSTTSSTLERGEGKARGRAHSGETEEGWRPGLASETSSDHHPDPLSPAGRQALLEQQRLGTFAEYQVTWNMQRKASDTKPQGRYHSADNILDQGTEETPVCVHERSRSSPSQDFHTQKIPMPWRETVENPYLDHRRGSYTTRGQSESRKQAAQLHHFPQPPQPSIPRLTDTEPHSSRDVATPTPLPLPSEHRYKRDSVNPAHNLPALPPYPSNHTHSSVSEQPLPPPTPAPKPQNKGLIIMPHWPLLGLENSSTTSSSYGLSPQEFLPGPYTHQAEPSSSSSCSSHGTELDPAPNQACSLGSTQLPSPSPGRTAGLGTEEGAADSTLEPPPSPSSHSPFFSYQPASLTVPSSGGTSSPSPQFAPQRLTDQPPVSVSMQDEAQSRPENRTNAVMEMSSVGKKVPVKIVHAESTTERESRQYLLHSEKNRAPGVSEGPDLPPPLPTSLPSPEPQPYTLFRAYTPYTRHGPQSPPRDPTLTVAPEEALSPGQSQTNGPSGTSTMSPQQPQKSNSEEDVKREELARDIMDKDKSLVDILDQSKMKTTMDLMEGIFPQGEQILDGGHQRRKVSPKQGLPPRGMDDRREEEGMSTATGSLVTSSSYYSTSAPKAELLNKMKDMQEDELEELEQDSEDELDINLASKKQELIDSLGKKLQVLREARESLQEDVHDNNSLGDEVEAVVQKVCKPNELDKFRMFVGDLDKVVSLLLSLSGRLARVENALNSLEEDTTPEEKRTLSEKRKLLIRQHEDAKELKENLDRRERLVYSIMAAHLSLESLADYQHFVKMKSALIIEQRKLEDKIKLGEEQLKCLLDSLLLEQRLLF; encoded by the exons ATGAGATCGTCAACATCAACACAGTTCCCATCAGTGGATCCAGGCAGGAGGCCGTCTGTCTGGTCAAGAGCTCCCACAAGACCCTCGCCCTGGTTGTCAGAAG ATTTAGCCTCCCCCCGCTTGATGTGGAAAGTGGAACGTTCCATGTTGCCTAG GAAAATGAAAATGGTGGATATTGCCTCACAGACCACCATGCCATCAGAATCAGAAACTGACAAACATGTGGCCAGGAACTTTCTCACCAAGATATTACGAAGTTCTATGAG GAGGAATGAACCAGTCTCCCGGCCCCATTCATGGCACTCCTCCAAGTTTACAGAAGACCACCCCGAACCCACAGAGAGTCACAACGAGCCTCTACCTGCACCCCCACCTGTGTGGCAGGTCAAACATGAAGTCAG TGCATCCACAAAAGACCTTTCCAGCTGCGGGGACCACGACTCGAATCTACGCCAGTTATCCAGCCAGTTCAGCTCCGTGGGGAATATGGAGAGAGTAGAGCGCCCCTCACACCCCTTCCAACCAGGATGCCTCTCCCCCAGCAGGTACCACCGCAGCGCTGAGCCTCTCTCTGGGGGTGGAGGATCTGGTGGGAAGAGAGAATCGCCCTTCAGTTGCCTCTCCTCCACCAGCCCTCCCCCGGAGCCTGCTCTGGCCCTCGCCAACACGGACACTGCTGCAACTGAGAGCAGCATGTTCCATAAGGGTGTCCAGACTCAGACCAGTGAGGATGGAAGGCCGGGTGAGCAGCTCCACAGCCGGTACCTCCAGCGGCCCCAGGGGGACGGAGGCTCGGAGAGTCCCAGGACAGTCCCAGAGGAGCAGCCTGGCTCCCGCTACTCCAGTTCAGGCTCTGGCAGATCGCACATAGGCCCTGTGTGGCATGtcccagagaggaggagggtagcagcgcccccctctcctcctcctcctcccctgcgcAGTGACAGCTTTGCTGTCACCAAGGTGTACCCTGCCTACACAGAGGGGCCTGGAGCTCCACCACACGGGCAGATGAAGGCCCAGGAACGAGGGGTGGACAGGCTGGCTGAGGCCCCAGAGAACAGCAGCTACAGAGGCCGGGGCAACCATATCTCTCACGATGAGAACGGTGTAGACCCTAGGTGCAGTTACAACCCTTCACCTTGCAAGAAAGACTTCCTCCACCCAAACATAGCAGCAGGAGCACCTGACTACAACCACAACCAGCTCAGCAACCCAAACAAACTGTCCTCTGTGTCTAGCCAGGACGTGAGACAGAGTCAGTCTCCCTTCACTTCCCTGCCCAACCACCAGCGGCAGTACAGCGACGAAAGCACTTTCTACCTGCAGACCAGATCCGCCCCACATCCACCGAAGCCGCAGAGCGTCGGTAGCTACTACCACAGCCTCCAGGAGCTCCCTACCAACTACAGTAACAGCAGGAACCACGTGACGTCCTCCACCACGTCCCTATCCACCTCGACTATCGACCAGAACTATGACTGCGGAGGACACATCCGGTACTACTGCATCACAACCAAGCAGCCAGCCCAGCCAGAGACTCGTGTTAGACAGAGCAAATCAGAGGTCTGGAGATCTGACATGGAGCGAGCTAAGGGCTCCAATGACAGGGGCTCCACAAGTTCCTCCCACAAGACCAACAAGGTCAAGTATCCTCCTAATCCTCAGCCTGCTTACACCAACAGCAAGGAACGGAACGGAAATTTCCAACCGGCCAATGTTCTGCTTTACGGCCACACTGCCTCTAATTCCTTATCCTCATCTGGTAAACCTACCActgaggagaatgagaggaggagtgagggccAGAGACCTACAGAGGCCCAGCTTAGAAGTTCTTACTCTCCCAGTCCGCCCAAGGACCACAAGGCGGCACCACTGAGAGAAGACCCTTGGGTCTCTCAGGAGAACCATAAGATCCATTCTCAAAAGACACCCATGCTCCACAGTCTGGCTCAGGAGAGTAGAAGCCCCATGCTTCATTCTCTAGCCCAGGAGAGTAAGAGCCTGGTGGAGAACAATCACCCTGCTacggcaccaccaccaccatccaacGGCGGGGGAGAAGCCAACCACGCCCTACAGGAGGCTTTAACGGACATCACGGCAACGGGCAAACTGGCGAGACGCAGCGACCGATACGCCACCACCCTCCGCAACGAGATCCAGCTAAAGAGGGCCCAGTTGCAGAAAAGCCGGAGTGCTGCCACCCTGACCTGCCCCAGCGAGACGGAGGAgccagaggaagaggagacagacccGGGGGGGTGGAagtccacctcctccacctcctctgatGGCTCCTTTTCCACATCCTACAAGGACCACCTCAAAGAGGCGCAGGCGAGGGTCCTCCAGGCCACGTCCTTTAGGAGGAGAGACCTAGAACCTCCCGGGTCAGGGTCGGAGGCTCAGTTAACCAAACCCAACTCACACATAGTCTCCCGCATTGGCGGCCGCAAGCGTTTCCCTCTGAACAAGAGGGTCCACTCGTTCTCCGAGCCAGACAAGATCAACAAGCTGGgagtggagggtgagggagaacaTCCTGTTGGAACAGCACGGTCATTTATAGACCGGCGGAAGTTCTTTGAAATGGCTGCTAAACCTTCCTTCTGCAGACCCATCTCAACCATCCACAAGTCAGGCCAGCAGAGCTCCAGCACCACCTCCAGCACTTTGGAGCGCGGAGAGGGCAAGGCCAGAGGGAGAGCCCACTCAGGCGAAACCGAGGAGGGCTGGAGACCGGGCCTTGCCAGTGAGACCTCCAGTGACCACCACCCAGACCCCCTCAGCCCCGCAGGCAGACAGGCCCTACTGGAGCAGCAGAGGCTGGGGACCTTTGCTGAGTACCAGGTCACCTGGAACATGCAGAGGAAGGCTTCAGACACAAAGCCCCAGGGGAGATACCACTCTGCTGACAACATCCTGGACCAGGGTACAGAGGAGACGCCTGTCTGTGTCCACGAGAGGTCCAGATCGTCTCCCTCACAAGACTTCCACACACAG AAGATCCCTATGCCATGGAGAGAGACTGTTGAAAACCCATATCTGGATCACAGACGAGGCAGTTACACCACCAG AGGGCAGAGCGAGAGCAGAAAGCAGGCAGCCCAGCTCCACCACTTCCCACAGCCTCCACAACCGTCTATTCCAAGACTGACCGACACAGAGCCACACAGCAGCAGAGACGTggccacccccacccccctccctctcccctccgaaCACAGATACAAACGTGACTCTGTGAACCCTGCCCACAACCTCCCCGCTCTCCCCCCGTACCCCTCCAATCACACCCACAGCTCTGTGTCTGAGCAACCACTACCACCTCCAACGCCTGCTCCCAAGCCCCAGAATAAAGGTCTCATCATCATGCCACATTGGCCTCTCCTAGGCCTGGAAAACTCCTCAACCACATCCTCCTCCTACGGACTGTCTCCCCAGGAATTCCTGCCTGGCCCTTACACCCATCAGGCTGAACCATCATCCAGCAGCAGCTGCTCCTCCCATGGCACAGAGCTGGATCCTGCCCCAAACCAAGCCTGCTCCTTGGGCTCCACCcagctcccctctccctcccctgggaGAACCGCTGGACTGGGCACAGAGGAGGGAGCAGCTGATTCAACACTAGAGCCgccaccctccccctcttcccactCTCCTTTTTTCTCCTACCAGCCTGCCAGTCTGACGGTTCCCTCCTCAGGTGGGACTagttctccctctcctcagtttgctccacagaggctgacggaccagccccctgtctctgtgtctatgcAGGATGAAGCCCAGAGCAG GCCAGAGAACAGGACCAACGCTGTGATGGAGATGAGCAGTGTAGGGAAGAAGGTCCCTGTTAAGATCGTCCATGCTGAGAGcaccacagagagggagagccgCCAGTACCTGCTGCACAGCGAGAAAAATAGGGCCCCTGGAGTTTCAGAGGGGCCCGACCTTCCCCCGCCCCTACCGACCAGCCTGCCCTCCCCTGAGCCGCAGCCCTACACCCTGTTCCGTGCCTACACCCCCTACACACGCCATGGGCCCCAGAGTCCCCCCAGGGACCCAACCCTCACTGTAGCCCCAGAAGAGGCCCTGTCCCCTGGGCAGTCTCAGACCAACGGCCCCTCCGGTACCTCCACCATGAGTCCCCAGCAGCCTCAGAAGAGTAACTCGGAGGAGGATGTGAAGAGAGAGGAGCTGGCCAGAGACATCATGGACAAGGATAAGTCCCTGGTGGACATCTTGGACCAGAGTAAGATGAAGACCACCATGGATCTGATGGAGGGGATCTTCCCCCAGGGGGAGCAGATCTTGGATGGGGGGCACCAGAGGAGGAAAGTCTCCCCCAAACAGGGATTGCCGCCCAGGGGAATGGATGACCG gagagaggaggagggcatGTCTACTGCCACAGGGTCCCTGGTGACCAGCTCCTCTTACTACAGCACATCTGCCCCCAAGGCTGAGCTGCTCAACAAGATGAAGGACATGCAGGAGGACGAGCTGGAGGAGCTGGAGCAGGACTCGGAGGATGAACTGGACATCAACCTGGCCAGCAAGAAG CAAGAGCTGATTGACAGCCTGGGTAAGAAGCTGCAGGTGCTACGCGAGGCCAGGGAGAGCCTTCAAGAGGATGTCCACGACAACAACTCTCTGGGGGACGAGGTGGAGGCCGTGGTGCAGAAGGTCTGCAAGCCCAACGAGCTGGACAAGTTCAGGATGTTCGTGGGAGATCTGGACAAGGTGGTCAGTTTGCTGCTGTCCCTGTCTGGCCGACTGGCCAGGGTGGAGAACGCTCTCAACAGTCTGGAGGAAGACACTACACCAGAAGAGAAG cgtaCCCTGTCAGAGAAGAGGAAGTTGTTGATCAGACAACACGAAGATGCCAAAGAGCTCAAGGAGAACCTTGACCGGCGGGAGCGCCTGGTTTACAGCATCATGGCTGCTCACCTCAGCCTCGAGAGCCTGGCAGACTACCAGCACTTTGTCAAAATGAAGTCAGCCCTCATCATCGAGCAGCGCAAGCTGGAAGACAAGATCAAACTGGGAGAGGAGCAGCTGAAATGTCTGCTGGATAGTTTATTGTTGGAGCAACGGCTGCTGTTCTGA